The following are from one region of the Heterodontus francisci isolate sHetFra1 chromosome 34, sHetFra1.hap1, whole genome shotgun sequence genome:
- the LOC137348432 gene encoding probable G-protein coupled receptor 139, which yields MHGSPKGLVFAIYYPFLAAIGVPANLAVIVILSRGRCGLSRCITYYLVSMAVADLLLIITAVILNRIAGIYFPFTFLSITPLCSLRIALIYAMIDGSAWLTVTFTFDRFVAICSQKLKIKYCTKKTAARVIGTVCTLSFLKNTFLYFIYEPLYIINNVPWFCGIKLIFYTSPAWAAYDWILVILTPCLPFILILLLNALTVRHILMASRARRRLRAHSNGENRSDPEMEKRRKSIILLFAISGSFILLYLLYFITILYVRIANVTYFSGSNFSESTFLLEENGYMLQFLSSCINPFIYAGTQSKFREELKNGVKFPLNLIGNLVKS from the exons ATGCACGGTTCACCAAAAGGTCTGGTGTTTGCAATTTACTATCCCTTCCTTGCAGCTATCGGGGTTCCAG CTAATTTGGCAGTGatcgtgatcctgtcccgaggaagatgtggtctctccagatgtatcacttactacctggttTCCATGGCGGTAGCGGATCTCCTACTTATTATCACTGCTGTGATATTAAACCGAattgctggtatttatttcccaTTCACTTTTCTGTCCATCACACCATTATGCAGCCTCCGGATTGCACTCATCTATGCGATGATAGACGGTTCTGCCTGGTTAACGGtcactttcacttttgatcgatttgtggccatttgtagccagaagctgaaaataaaatattgtacCAAGAAAACGGCAGCGCGGGTTATAGGAACCGTGTGCACGCTGAGCTTTCTAAAAAATACCTTCTTGTATTTTATATACGAACCTTTGTACATAATTAACAATGTACCCTGGTTCTGCGGcataaaattaatattttatacGTCACCTGCATGGGCCGCATATGATTGGATTCTTgttattttaaccccttgtctcccattcattttgattttactgctcaatgctctgactgtcagacacattctaatgGCCAGtagagctcgcaggagactccgggcccacAGCAATGGAGAAAATAGGAGCGACCCAGAAatggagaagcggagaaagtccattattttactctttgccatctcgggcagtttcatcctgttgTATTTACTGTATTTTATAACGATCCTCTATGTCCGAATTGCGAATGTTACTTACTTTTCAGGTTCCAATTTCAGTGAATCAACATTTCTTCTGGAGGAAAATGGATATATGCTTCAGTTTTTGAGTTCCTGCATCAACCCATTTATTTATGCAGGAACTcagagtaaattcagagaggaaTTAAAGAATGGGGTGAAATTTCCATTGAATCTAATTGGTAACTTAGTTAAATCATGA